The nucleotide sequence AGCCGTAGATACTTTTGGGATGATGGCCTGAAAAGCTAAACCTGCACGATAGATTGTTGGGTTTGCGGTAGTCCAACCGGCTAAAACGACTGCTATAATTCCGAAAACTCCGATAGCATTATAAGCTAATGGCCCGGGAGCTACCGATGGTGCTTCTCCACTTGCTAAGATAGCTTGGGCTTCGGGAGATTTTAGATAAACAGCGTACAATAGTGCTGCTGCTATCCAGGCAATATAATGACCGATGTAAATTCCAGCAGCGGTGGTCCAACCTGCTCTGGCTTTTTTTGCAAAACGAAATACCGATAGATCGGACATTCCTATATGCATTGCCGCATTAGCAAACCAAGACCATAAAAACACGTGCCAAAATGTATATTTAATCTGACCGGGAAATGGTTCACTTCCTTCGCCCCAAATATTCCAGAAATCAGAAAAACTATGGACATCTAGATTTACTAAAGAAACAATGCCACAGATAATAAATGCCAATACAATAATCGGACTCATCCAATTGGCAGCTTTAGCCACCGTACTGTAACCTTTTGCCGCAATGACCGAAATTACTGCACCGATGACTAAAACAATAATTACCCAAGTTGAACTATTGGGCATTGTATCGGTGAGTTTTGGCATTTCCATATCAAAAGGCACACCTACTGCAGTTGCAGAAACGGTGATCATTGCACCGGCAAGGAAACAAAATAATATTCCGTTAGCGAGATTATAAACGGTGACTAAACGTTTTCCGCATATTTTTTCTAAGTGATAGTATAATGTATATCGAAACTTTGTACCAATTTCAGCCGTTAAGAAGCGCCAACTTAACACGGCCATTAAATTCCCTAATAGCAACCCAATGATCAAGTCGAAAGCACTTACTCCGGTGGTCAAAAAAAGCGGACCAATAACGAATTCTGTTCCTGCTGCGTGCTCGCCAGCGTACATTCCCAAAAAGCTTTTCCAATCTTTTAGACTACTTTCAGGAACTCGTTGACGTTCATATTCTCCAGATACAGATTCGGTAATGACTTCGTTTTCTATTTGTGCTTGACTCATTTACTTTAAGCTTTTAGCGCTCAGCTTATAGCTGTTAGCTTTTTTTAATACTATTTTTTATTTTAAACACGGTAATTCAATCGATTTAGTTGAAGTTTCAAACCTTTAGTTTATTTCGTCTTTCTAAACTTGTTTCAGAATTTCATCCGAGCTTAGTTTGATGAGATCCCGGATCAGGTCCGGGATGACGATTCTTGTTGATCTTGGTTCCTGAATCATTAGTCTATTCTCTATATTCTAATATCTAACTACTCTCTCACTAAATAGTTTGGTAAATCACTTACTTTTTCACAGCAGACTTGTTCCAACACTTGTTGTAGTTGCATTTTCAGCATCGCGATAGTATGATCACCACCTTCTTCACCTAAAGCACCAACGCCATACATAAAAGATCGTCCCAAAAAGCTAAAATCGGCTCCGCTACTCATCACGCGGGCAATATCAGGGCCTGAGCGTATTCCGCTATCCATCATTACCGTGATTCGATCTTTATATTTTTCAGCAATATGTGATAAAGGTTTAATGGTCGATTCGCCGGCATCTAATTGGCGACCGCCGTGGTTGGAAACAATAATTCCGTCGAAACCTAAGCGAATGGCTTCTTCGGCATCTTCATCAGAAACGACTCCTTTTAACACCAATTTGCCTTTCCACAGATCGCGGAGTGGTTTAATTTTCTCTTCATTCAATCGTCCGGAAAAAGTAGCATTCATCCAGGCGCCGAGCTGTTTGATACTCATTCCTTTTTCCATATACTTTTTCATTGTTGCGAAATTGGGAGCACCGTGTTTTAGCGTTTGCATAGCCCACGTTGGTTTTCCCATCACTTGCAATACATTTCTAAAATTCATCTGTGGCGGCATTGCAAGTCCGTTTCTAATTTCTTTTGGACGATAGCCGAAAGTGGGAACATCACATAAAATTACCAAAACCGGAACTTCCGCAGCTTCAGCACGTTTTAAAATATCATCACGCAGCCAATCTTCGGTTGGGTGATATAATTGAAACCAAGCACGACCTTCGGTAAGTTCGCTTGCACGTTCAATACTTGTGCTCGTCACCGTACTTAAGCAAAACGGAATATTATGTTTTAAAGAAGCTTTGGCTAAAATTTCAGGCGCATTGGGCCACATTAATCCTTGCAAACCAATGGGTGAAATCCCAAAAGGAGCATCGTATTTTATGCCGAACAATTCGGTTTCTAACTTCGATTTACTGTAGTTTTTGAGGTAACGCGGCTTTAGCTGAATTTCCCGAATTTCGTCTGTATTTCTTTTAATATTGATATTCTCATTACAGCCTCCGTCCAGGTACTCAAAGGCAAAACGCGGCATACGCTGTTGAGCGCGCTCACGTAAAGCTTCGATTGACGGATATTCGGTGTTAAATGGAAAGGCCATAGGTTTATTTGGGTTTACTGTTTACAGTTACTAGTTAACAGTTTTATTTTTATATTTTTAGTTTTTTAGCCGTCTGCTTTCAGCATTTTAATTTCGTCATTCTGAACTTGTTTCAGAATCGCATCTTGTTGTTAGCCTGATGAGATCCCAGATCAAGTCTGGGGTGACGAGCTTGTATTTTTAATTTAGATGTTTCCTAATCTCACATCTCAACTCTAACTTCTCGATACAATTTTATCTTCGATATCTCTTCAATAAAATCACTCGAAGAGACATTAGAATTCAAACTTGCTTTTGTTTCATCTTTATTTTCACATCAACACATTTTCAAATTGCCTTATTTTCAAATCTCTTGTCTATCCTCTATATTCTCATTTCTCATTACTCAACCCTTACTTCACCAATAACAGAGGAACCAACTTTCTCATTCGGTAATTCTCTTTTAAGAATTTAGAATCTACTTTTTTGTTGGAAATTACCATTGCTGCACCCAAGGCCGAGCCTAAAGGCGATTGCGTAGATAGCACTTTAAATTCACTAAAATGATGCGCCATTAATTTCATAAACACATCGTTATCGGTAAATCCGCCATCAATATAGATTTTACGGATTGCTGAATTGCCTATCGCATTGCGAATCGTATGAATTTGTAATTCCATTAATTCGATCATTAGCTGATGGTAAGCTTCTTCAAAAGTAGCAAAGGGTTTCAGGTCGGTTTGGTGTAATTCTTTTCGTTTTAATGAAATTCCTTCAAATTTGAAATAAATAGAAGGCTTTTCAATCAATCGCAAGTACAAATCCTGATCAAACTGAACTTCCCGATGATAGCCATATTCTTTTCCGTAGTATTCGCCTAATTTCTCTACCTGAATTCGGTATTCATTCCCCATAAAAAAGCGAGAAGCTTTTACGCGTTTTCCATCCACACGCAGATAATTCAGGCAATTATTTTTAATGTCTTCTTCGACCAAATATTCTTCGTTAAACGGATTCAACGAAATACTCCAAGTTCCGGTAGAAAGCAATAAAAAAGGTTTTTTCTTACTCAAAATATAAGGAAGCAAAGCCGATGAACTATCGTGAATCCCAACCCCAATTTTTATCTTTTTCCCTTTATAAGAGGTATTAATGCTGCTTGCGGTTGGAACTATAGGACCGAATAACTGATCGAAACCTTCAGCGTAAACCCAATCGTGATAATCTTCCTTATCAAAATCCCATAAATTAGTATGGCAACCAATCGATGTATATTCACTTACCGGAATTCCCGTAAATAAAAATGACAAGTATTGCGGCAAATGCAATGAATAATTGATTTTGCTGAAAATCTCAGGATATTTTTTCTTCAACCAAAATAATTGAAGTCCAGAATTCAACATTCCTGATTGTGGCGAAGCCGTTTCAGTAGCAATTTTTAGTTCACCGCCATATTCCGCATAAAATTCGTCTGTAATTGCTGCCTCAATCGGTTTCGTGTAATTGTATAAAGGAGTCAGCACATTTCCTTTATGATCTAAATGCACCAAACTAGCTCCATAGGTAGAAAAATTGATCGATTTCACCTCGTATTGATCACTTTCTAATACCGAATGAAATGTATCTTTAATCCAATCTTTTAACAGCGTAAAATCTTCGGTAGGATAACCATCCTCATCTACCGTAAGTGGCAAACGCGTATATTCCCGAAAAACTTCCTGATAATCTTTATCAAACAGAAAAAATTTCTTGTTGGTTTTACCAATATCAAAAACAGCTGTTACTTTCTTTTTATCCATCTCGATCCTCGAGAATTTAATGTTCTGTAACCATCAATTTTAAATGATTTCAGAACAAATAATTTATATGTAATACCTCACGGATTTTCCGCAGGTTAGTTGATTTTTTATTCAGGCGCGACCTTTCAGGTCGGGCTTTACGCTACAATTCCGTTTGCTTCCTACCGTCGCAATCCGGGATTTTCGCTTCAATCCCTCGCGCGTATTAGATTTTAGATCGCTTCGCTGTTAGATTTGAGAAATTAGATTTATTTTCACGTCATTCTGAACTTGTTTCAGAATCTCATCAAACTTTTAAAATAAGGATGAGATCCCGGATCAAGTCCGGGATGACGAACTTATCTTGTTTCCTAATTTTAGAGTCTCTAGTCTATATCCTATTTTCTAAAATCTAACTACAATCTACAATCCCGTCGCTACCGTTTTCACTCCTCTTGCTTCAATAAGCGTATTGCGAACATCAAAAGCGCGATAGGCTTCAATCGGATTGACGGCTGCGCCACTTTTAGCTCTGGCTGCTTTTACAATCGACCGAACATCAGTTCTATAGGCATCTTGCAAAATTTCTTGACATTTAGTGACATCGTTATTTTGCTGCGCTTCTTTCAATGCTTTTTGATCGACTAATAAAGCTTGCGCGTAGGCAATTAAAATAGCTTCCAGCGATTGCAATAAATCTTCCAACGGATCTTTAATATTATGACTCGCATCAATCATCCAAGCCGGATATGGGTTTTGCGGATTGTTTTCCATTCCGCACACCAATTCATTAAAAATCAAGAATAGCGCGTATGGTTTTATGGAACCTACGGTTAAATCGTCATCGCCATATTTACTATCATTAAAATGAAAACCACCTAATTTTCCGAGGTACATTAGGGTAGCTACAATTTGCTCAATATTGGTATTTGGTAAATGATGTCCTAAATCGACCAACGTAAAGGCGCGATCACCACAAGCGTTGGCGAGCATAAATGAAGTTCCCCAATCCTGAATGGTGGTGCTGTAAAAATTGGGCTCGTAAGGTTTGTATTCAATAAAAAGCTTCCAATCTTCCGGCATCGAAGCATAAATTTGTTGTAAGCTTTTTTCGGTGTTTTGTAATGCGTTCTGAAAATTCAGCTGACCAGGAAAACTAGCGCCATCAGCCAACCAAACGGTTAAACTTTTAGAGCCTAATTGCTTACCAATTTTGATCACTTCTTTATTATGAGCTACCGCATATTCACGAGAAGCTTTATTAATGCTATTTAATGATCCAAACTTATAGGTTTCTTTTGCATCAGGTTGATCCTGAAAGGTATTCGAGTTCATTGCATCAAAAACAATATTGTGGCTTTTCGCGATGTCTTTGATGGCATTTACATCTTCAGGAATATCCCAAGGAATATGCAGAGAAACCGCACCAGCGGTTTGGGTTAATGCGTGTAAAATCCCGATATCATTTAATTTCTGTTCTAACGAAGATGGTTCGCCTCCGTAAGAAAAACGACCAAATCGCGTACCACCGGCACCTAGAGCCCAGCTTGGAATCGCCACCTGAAAATCGGCTAATTTTTGTATAATTTTATCTATAGAAATTCCTTTTTTAGCAAACTTATTTTTTAAGAAATCGATTTCGTTTTCAAACGAATCGTTTTGCTTTTTATTGAATTCTAATAATTGGTCGGTATTTATTTTCATCTTTATTTTTTTAAGATTTTAGACCGGTTAGCTTTTAGATGTTAGTATTTAGATTTTATAAACCTCACAGATTTTGAAAACTGTGAGGTTCATTATCTAATTTATATCTGCTTCTCGATACCATTTTATTTTCGCTATCGCTGCCATAAAATCACTCGAAGAGACAGTTCTCTTCATTTTCAAATTAGCATATTTTCAACTTATCTAATTTCTAGACTCTATATTCTAGCTTCTAACATCTCATTTCTAGACCTTATCTCACAAAAGCATTGGCCATACCACCATCTACATTAATTGTATTTCCGGTACTTTTTTCGAGAACTCCTACGCAGGCAAATACGCCATTAGCAATATCTTCCGGTAGAATAATTTCATTTAATAAATTTCTTTTAGCGTAATGTGCAGGAAGATCTTCCACTTTAATTCCGTGTGCTTTGGCACGACCTTCTGCCCAATCGC is from Zunongwangia endophytica and encodes:
- a CDS encoding TIM barrel protein, with product MKINTDQLLEFNKKQNDSFENEIDFLKNKFAKKGISIDKIIQKLADFQVAIPSWALGAGGTRFGRFSYGGEPSSLEQKLNDIGILHALTQTAGAVSLHIPWDIPEDVNAIKDIAKSHNIVFDAMNSNTFQDQPDAKETYKFGSLNSINKASREYAVAHNKEVIKIGKQLGSKSLTVWLADGASFPGQLNFQNALQNTEKSLQQIYASMPEDWKLFIEYKPYEPNFYSTTIQDWGTSFMLANACGDRAFTLVDLGHHLPNTNIEQIVATLMYLGKLGGFHFNDSKYGDDDLTVGSIKPYALFLIFNELVCGMENNPQNPYPAWMIDASHNIKDPLEDLLQSLEAILIAYAQALLVDQKALKEAQQNNDVTKCQEILQDAYRTDVRSIVKAARAKSGAAVNPIEAYRAFDVRNTLIEARGVKTVATGL
- a CDS encoding alpha-hydroxy acid oxidase; this translates as MAFPFNTEYPSIEALRERAQQRMPRFAFEYLDGGCNENINIKRNTDEIREIQLKPRYLKNYSKSKLETELFGIKYDAPFGISPIGLQGLMWPNAPEILAKASLKHNIPFCLSTVTSTSIERASELTEGRAWFQLYHPTEDWLRDDILKRAEAAEVPVLVILCDVPTFGYRPKEIRNGLAMPPQMNFRNVLQVMGKPTWAMQTLKHGAPNFATMKKYMEKGMSIKQLGAWMNATFSGRLNEEKIKPLRDLWKGKLVLKGVVSDEDAEEAIRLGFDGIIVSNHGGRQLDAGESTIKPLSHIAEKYKDRITVMMDSGIRSGPDIARVMSSGADFSFLGRSFMYGVGALGEEGGDHTIAMLKMQLQQVLEQVCCEKVSDLPNYLVRE
- a CDS encoding purine-cytosine permease family protein — encoded protein: MSQAQIENEVITESVSGEYERQRVPESSLKDWKSFLGMYAGEHAAGTEFVIGPLFLTTGVSAFDLIIGLLLGNLMAVLSWRFLTAEIGTKFRYTLYYHLEKICGKRLVTVYNLANGILFCFLAGAMITVSATAVGVPFDMEMPKLTDTMPNSSTWVIIVLVIGAVISVIAAKGYSTVAKAANWMSPIIVLAFIICGIVSLVNLDVHSFSDFWNIWGEGSEPFPGQIKYTFWHVFLWSWFANAAMHIGMSDLSVFRFAKKARAGWTTAAGIYIGHYIAWIAAALLYAVYLKSPEAQAILASGEAPSVAPGPLAYNAIGVFGIIAVVLAGWTTANPTIYRAGLAFQAIIPKVSTAWVTIIAGTVATIAGLFPAFAMKLLGFVALYGFILAPIGAIIVFEYFFGKKFGIQSFYAEKSGTKFSQAVFWAWVISFGVFYFISVQFDVFLSFVTLPAWICCGVLYLVFSKMMQKSDTDTRLR
- a CDS encoding FGGY-family carbohydrate kinase — protein: MDKKKVTAVFDIGKTNKKFFLFDKDYQEVFREYTRLPLTVDEDGYPTEDFTLLKDWIKDTFHSVLESDQYEVKSINFSTYGASLVHLDHKGNVLTPLYNYTKPIEAAITDEFYAEYGGELKIATETASPQSGMLNSGLQLFWLKKKYPEIFSKINYSLHLPQYLSFLFTGIPVSEYTSIGCHTNLWDFDKEDYHDWVYAEGFDQLFGPIVPTASSINTSYKGKKIKIGVGIHDSSSALLPYILSKKKPFLLLSTGTWSISLNPFNEEYLVEEDIKNNCLNYLRVDGKRVKASRFFMGNEYRIQVEKLGEYYGKEYGYHREVQFDQDLYLRLIEKPSIYFKFEGISLKRKELHQTDLKPFATFEEAYHQLMIELMELQIHTIRNAIGNSAIRKIYIDGGFTDNDVFMKLMAHHFSEFKVLSTQSPLGSALGAAMVISNKKVDSKFLKENYRMRKLVPLLLVK